A genomic segment from Deltaproteobacteria bacterium encodes:
- a CDS encoding type II toxin-antitoxin system Phd/YefM family antitoxin, protein MDTSVARDSLSDTLNRVLYGKERIVIRRHGKDVAALVSMEDLRLLDEIEDMMDLEDARAALAEAEEKGTIPWEKVKEDLGL, encoded by the coding sequence ATCGACACAAGTGTCGCAAGGGACAGCCTGTCCGATACCCTGAACCGGGTATTATACGGCAAGGAGCGCATTGTCATCCGCCGTCATGGGAAGGATGTCGCCGCCCTGGTCTCCATGGAGGATCTGAGGTTGTTGGACGAGATCGAGGACATGATGGATCTCGAGGATGCCCGCGCGGCCCTGGCCGAAGCCGAAGAAAAAGGAACGATTCCCTGGGAAAAGGTAAAAGAAGACCTGGGGCTTTGA
- a CDS encoding transcriptional regulator has product MGTIVPTMGTKMTGTVGLGEVLLFSKTRRRVLGLLFGNTDRSFYTREIVRHAGVGVGTVQRELEKLSRATIITVEKIGNQKHYQANRESPIFEELCSLALKTFGLSDLLRKDLEPFSEKIKVAFIFGSVAKGTDHANSDIDIMIISDRLAYPDIMSVIPQAELKLERTVNPTLFSMSEFRKRIGTDSGFVKRVMAQPKIFLIGTENDISET; this is encoded by the coding sequence TTGGGTACTATAGTTCCTACTATGGGAACGAAAATGACGGGAACAGTTGGACTAGGAGAGGTCCTGTTGTTTTCCAAAACTCGGCGCCGAGTGCTGGGATTGCTGTTTGGTAATACTGACAGGAGTTTTTACACCAGGGAGATCGTCCGGCACGCCGGCGTAGGGGTCGGTACTGTCCAGAGGGAATTGGAAAAGCTCTCCAGGGCCACCATCATAACTGTCGAGAAGATCGGCAATCAGAAACATTACCAAGCTAACCGGGAATCCCCCATTTTCGAGGAACTGTGTAGCCTTGCCCTCAAAACCTTCGGCTTATCGGACCTCCTCCGAAAAGATCTGGAACCGTTCTCAGAGAAAATCAAGGTCGCATTTATCTTTGGCTCTGTAGCCAAAGGCACAGATCATGCAAACAGTGACATAGATATTATGATCATTTCTGACCGCTTGGCTTACCCGGATATCATGTCGGTCATCCCCCAGGCTGAATTAAAACTGGAGCGGACTGTTAATCCCACACTTTTCAGCATGTCCGAGTTCAGAAAAAGAATTGGCACAGACAGTGGTTTTGTAAAAAGGGTCATGGCACAGCCGAAGATATTCCTGATTGGAACGGAAAATGACATCTCTGAAACTTGA
- a CDS encoding HesA/MoeB/ThiF family protein: MDGNGNKLKEKETEELPMKNKLSDVELETYARQIVLEEIGYDGQIKIRNAGAAIIGMGGLGTLIAQKLVGMGIGHLRMVDRDIVSRSDLHRQNLYDADSLGRPKVEVALEKLGRLNPDVTLETIPESLNSTNVNELIGGMDVVLDGLDQPEPRYLVNRTCNKLKIPYIFGAAIQTLGNVSTLVPGRTLCLECFMGGLKNEDLPKCGVVGVHPSILGIVTAIQVFEAVNLIVGREPKLLNKLLYIELGELKFHTLELAPQEDCPVCGINPSGVPKPLAEKFFEETCARDGRRNFIISPVKRIEIPLDHVAGLLNEKGLRIRSSGIFGVTFDQAEGVTVSILKSGVMIAQAAPGVKSDIREDVLEIYKSILVDGLGLSGEIVPEE; the protein is encoded by the coding sequence ATGGATGGAAATGGAAACAAACTGAAGGAAAAGGAAACCGAGGAGTTGCCGATGAAGAACAAGCTCTCTGATGTTGAATTAGAGACCTATGCGAGACAAATCGTCCTGGAGGAGATCGGCTACGATGGACAGATAAAGATCAGGAATGCCGGAGCAGCCATTATTGGAATGGGTGGTTTAGGGACGCTGATCGCCCAAAAGCTCGTTGGGATGGGTATCGGACATTTGCGAATGGTCGACAGAGATATCGTTTCCCGTTCAGATCTGCACAGGCAAAATCTCTATGATGCTGATTCACTGGGGCGGCCCAAGGTTGAAGTGGCGCTCGAAAAATTGGGAAGATTAAACCCCGACGTGACATTGGAGACGATTCCTGAATCCCTGAATTCAACCAACGTGAATGAATTGATCGGCGGTATGGATGTTGTCCTGGATGGTCTTGACCAGCCTGAGCCTCGCTATCTTGTCAACCGGACCTGCAATAAGCTGAAAATACCTTACATTTTTGGCGCTGCGATACAGACCCTCGGAAACGTGTCTACCTTGGTGCCCGGCCGCACCCTTTGCCTTGAATGTTTCATGGGCGGTCTCAAAAATGAAGACCTGCCGAAATGCGGTGTCGTGGGTGTCCACCCTTCCATCCTGGGCATCGTGACGGCCATACAGGTTTTTGAGGCGGTCAATCTCATTGTCGGCCGTGAGCCGAAACTATTGAACAAACTGCTGTACATCGAGCTTGGAGAATTGAAATTCCATACGCTGGAATTGGCTCCCCAGGAGGATTGTCCCGTGTGCGGTATCAACCCATCGGGAGTCCCGAAGCCGTTGGCCGAAAAGTTTTTTGAAGAAACGTGTGCAAGGGATGGGCGCAGGAATTTTATTATTTCACCTGTAAAACGAATTGAAATTCCTCTTGACCATGTGGCGGGTTTGCTCAACGAGAAGGGCTTACGTATAAGATCATCGGGCATTTTCGGCGTAACCTTTGACCAGGCTGAAGGTGTTACCGTCAGCATCCTCAAGAGCGGGGTTATGATCGCACAGGCGGCTCCAGGTGTGAAATCGGATATCAGGGAAGATGTACTTGAGATCTACAAGTCCATCCTTGTAGATGGTCTGGGATTATCAGGCGAAATTGTTCCGGAGGAGTAA